The Agromyces marinus genome window below encodes:
- a CDS encoding proline racemase family protein: MRARRVITAVDSHTEGMPTRVVTGGVGRIPGATMNERRLHAIEHLDGLRGLLMNEPRGHASMSGALLQPPARDDADWGVVFIEASGFLPMCGHGTIGVATVLVETGMVEVTEPVTEIRLDVPAGLVIARVAVEDGRAVNVTIENVESFVERLDARIEVPGYGDIPYSIAFGGNFYALVELDDVGLPFDRSRKDDIIRAGLAIMDAVNDQHPPRHPLIAGANHVHHVEFIAPGSDAVRSRHAMAIHPGWFDRSPCGTGTSARMAELHARGELALDTEFVNESFIGTAFTGRLVRETEVGGIPAVVPTITGRAWVTGHGQYLLEDDDPFPEGFVF, from the coding sequence ATGCGCGCGCGCCGGGTGATCACGGCCGTCGACTCCCACACCGAGGGCATGCCGACCCGCGTCGTCACGGGTGGCGTCGGCCGGATCCCCGGCGCGACCATGAACGAACGCCGGCTGCACGCCATCGAGCACCTCGACGGCCTGCGGGGCCTGCTCATGAACGAGCCCCGCGGCCACGCGTCGATGTCCGGAGCGCTCCTGCAGCCGCCCGCACGCGACGACGCCGACTGGGGGGTCGTGTTCATCGAGGCGAGCGGCTTCCTGCCGATGTGCGGGCATGGCACCATCGGCGTCGCGACCGTGCTCGTCGAGACCGGCATGGTCGAGGTGACCGAGCCCGTCACCGAGATCCGGCTCGACGTTCCCGCCGGCCTCGTGATCGCACGGGTCGCGGTCGAGGACGGCCGAGCCGTGAACGTCACGATCGAGAACGTCGAGAGCTTCGTCGAACGGCTGGACGCGCGGATCGAGGTGCCCGGCTACGGCGACATCCCGTACTCGATCGCGTTCGGCGGCAACTTCTACGCCCTCGTCGAGCTCGACGACGTGGGGCTGCCCTTCGACCGCTCCCGCAAGGACGACATCATCCGCGCCGGCCTCGCGATCATGGACGCCGTCAACGACCAGCACCCGCCGCGCCATCCGCTCATCGCCGGAGCGAACCACGTGCACCACGTCGAGTTCATCGCGCCCGGCTCCGACGCGGTCCGGTCCAGGCACGCGATGGCGATCCATCCCGGCTGGTTCGACCGCTCGCCGTGCGGTACGGGCACGAGCGCCCGCATGGCCGAGCTGCACGCCCGCGGCGAGCTCGCGCTCGACACCGAGTTCGTCAACGAGTCGTTCATCGGCACCGCCTTCACCGGGCGGCTCGTCCGCGAGACCGAGGTCGGCGGCATCCCCGCCGTCGTGCCCACGATCACGGGCCGCGCGTGGGTGACCGGCCACGGCCAGTACCTGCTCGAGGACGACGACCCGTTCCCCGAGGGCTTCGTCTTCTGA
- a CDS encoding aldehyde dehydrogenase family protein, with the protein MQTGTDIDEVAGRAASAARPFAGTRPRDRAAALVAVADALDAAAAELIAIAMRETGLGEARLTGEVRRTTNQLRLFAEAIVDGAYLDARIDDADPGYVIGPRPDVRRVLEPVGPVLNFAASNFPFAFSVAGGDSAAALAAGCPLIVKAHSGHPDLSHRTGEVVAAALAGAGMPEGTFQVVAGQEAGVALLKDERIRAGAFTGSTHVGRLLADIAAARPRPIPFFGELGSVNPVYATAAAVSEDPELLRGFLASVAGSAGQLCTKPGFLFVPREVALGPVGETAASIAEHRLLNPGIGRAFEERRAAVLGAPGVTVLAEGGVRVDDAEQRFATPTVVEVDLATLREHRDELLEESFGPLSIIVRYDDASRLPEVQRELFPGNLTSTLHASDAELADGGFADLVEALAETSGRVLFGGWPTGVSVTSAMQHGGPYPATTNDSTSVGTAAITRFLRAVAYQNAPQALLPPPLRDDNPWGVPQRRSAAGRSAGWGSLTGEH; encoded by the coding sequence ATGCAGACCGGAACCGACATCGACGAGGTCGCGGGCCGCGCCGCGAGCGCCGCCCGACCCTTCGCCGGCACCCGCCCCCGGGACCGTGCCGCGGCACTCGTCGCCGTCGCCGACGCGCTCGACGCCGCAGCCGCCGAACTCATCGCGATCGCGATGCGCGAGACCGGTCTCGGCGAGGCGCGCCTCACCGGCGAGGTGCGCCGGACCACGAACCAGCTCCGCCTGTTCGCCGAGGCGATCGTCGACGGCGCGTACCTCGACGCGCGCATCGACGACGCCGACCCCGGCTACGTGATCGGCCCGCGACCCGATGTGCGGCGCGTGCTCGAACCCGTGGGCCCCGTGCTGAACTTCGCCGCCTCGAACTTCCCCTTCGCGTTCTCGGTCGCCGGCGGCGACTCGGCCGCGGCGCTCGCCGCCGGGTGTCCCCTCATCGTGAAGGCGCACTCGGGGCACCCCGACCTCTCGCACCGCACCGGCGAGGTCGTCGCCGCCGCGCTCGCCGGAGCGGGCATGCCCGAGGGCACGTTCCAGGTCGTCGCCGGCCAGGAGGCGGGGGTCGCGCTCCTGAAGGACGAGCGCATCCGCGCTGGCGCCTTCACCGGGTCCACGCACGTGGGCCGGCTCCTCGCCGACATCGCAGCGGCACGCCCGCGCCCGATCCCGTTCTTCGGCGAGCTGGGCAGCGTCAACCCGGTGTACGCGACGGCGGCCGCCGTGTCGGAGGACCCCGAGCTGCTGCGGGGCTTCCTCGCGTCGGTTGCGGGCTCGGCGGGGCAGCTGTGCACCAAGCCGGGCTTCCTGTTCGTGCCGCGCGAGGTTGCGCTCGGCCCGGTCGGTGAGACCGCGGCGTCGATCGCGGAGCACCGCCTGCTGAACCCCGGCATCGGACGCGCGTTCGAGGAGCGTCGGGCCGCCGTGCTGGGCGCCCCCGGCGTCACCGTGCTCGCGGAGGGCGGCGTGCGCGTCGACGACGCCGAGCAGCGGTTCGCGACGCCGACCGTCGTCGAGGTCGACCTCGCGACGCTGCGCGAGCATCGCGACGAGCTCCTCGAGGAGTCGTTCGGGCCGCTCTCGATCATCGTCCGCTACGACGACGCGAGCCGGCTGCCCGAGGTGCAGCGCGAGCTGTTCCCCGGCAACCTCACCTCGACGCTGCACGCGAGCGACGCCGAGCTCGCCGACGGCGGATTCGCCGATCTCGTCGAGGCGCTCGCCGAGACGAGCGGCCGCGTGCTGTTCGGCGGCTGGCCGACCGGCGTGTCGGTCACGAGCGCGATGCAGCACGGCGGTCCCTACCCGGCGACCACGAACGACTCGACGAGCGTCGGGACCGCGGCGATCACCCGGTTCCTGCGCGCCGTCGCGTACCAGAACGCACCGCAGGCGCTCCTGCCGCCGCCGCTGCGCGACGACAACCCGTGGGGCGTGCCGCAGCGGCGCAGCGCAGCGGGCCGCTCGGCCGGCTGGGGGAGCCTGACCGGGGAGCATTGA
- a CDS encoding dihydrodipicolinate synthase family protein, with protein MTTQTMDLGGVVVATTLAFREDDSAPAGLAVDYDRFGEHVDFLMSNGCRGVGPNGSLGEYSSLTDDERRKVTQVAVDAVAGRGIVVAGVHGVGSHQARTWAEISQEDGADGVLLLPPTLYRANEAEVIAHYQEVAKVGLPIMAYNNPFDTKVDLVPSLVAKLAEIPEVVAIKEFSGDVRRVYEIKELCDIDIIAGADDVLFELLVNGAVGWFAGYPNAFPREAVELYDLCVRGEWHEAKALYEQLVAVFRWDSRTEFVQAIKLSMDICGNSYGGPTRPPRGPLSPEQHAQVTADTERALAALAARKAVLA; from the coding sequence ATGACCACCCAGACCATGGACCTCGGCGGTGTCGTCGTCGCCACCACCCTGGCCTTCCGCGAAGACGACTCGGCCCCCGCCGGGCTCGCCGTCGACTACGACAGGTTCGGCGAGCACGTCGACTTCCTCATGTCGAACGGATGCCGCGGCGTCGGCCCCAACGGCTCGCTCGGCGAGTACTCCTCGCTCACCGACGACGAGCGCCGCAAGGTGACCCAGGTCGCCGTCGACGCCGTCGCCGGGCGCGGGATCGTCGTCGCCGGCGTGCACGGCGTCGGAAGCCACCAGGCACGCACGTGGGCCGAGATCTCCCAGGAGGACGGCGCCGACGGCGTGCTCCTGCTGCCGCCGACGCTCTACCGCGCCAACGAGGCCGAGGTCATCGCGCACTACCAGGAGGTCGCGAAGGTCGGACTGCCGATCATGGCCTACAACAACCCCTTCGACACGAAGGTCGACCTCGTGCCCTCGCTCGTCGCGAAGCTCGCCGAGATCCCCGAGGTCGTCGCGATCAAGGAATTCTCCGGCGACGTCCGCCGCGTCTACGAGATCAAGGAGCTCTGCGACATCGACATCATCGCCGGTGCCGACGACGTGCTCTTCGAACTCCTGGTCAACGGCGCCGTCGGCTGGTTCGCCGGCTACCCGAACGCCTTCCCGCGCGAAGCGGTCGAGCTCTACGACCTCTGCGTGCGGGGCGAATGGCACGAGGCGAAGGCGCTCTACGAGCAGCTCGTCGCGGTCTTCCGCTGGGACTCGCGCACCGAGTTCGTGCAGGCCATCAAGCTCTCGATGGACATCTGCGGCAACTCCTACGGCGGCCCGACCCGCCCGCCCCGCGGACCGCTCTCGCCCGAGCAGCACGCGCAGGTCACGGCCGACACCGAACGCGCGCTCGCCGCGCTCGCGGCCCGGAAGGCGGTGCTCGCCTGA